A window of Punica granatum isolate Tunisia-2019 chromosome 8, ASM765513v2, whole genome shotgun sequence genomic DNA:
AAACGACGGGAGATTTTATAGTGAAATCAATAAATTGACTACACCGTACTATCAAGTAACTTACTTAAAATTTGtgttaaaattaagaattttactaaaaaattaagtaaaatattttgaaatttgtgtattttattttaaaatttgaatattttacttttaaagtGTGCAATGTGCTTTGAAACTAGTGCAGTAACTTATTAGAAATTTACTTTGATTATATGATGCAACTTGATTGCAACCTAGGAAAGGACATCACATGTGATGTACGGATCAACAAAGAATACCGCTCCATCTGGTGTAGCGTTCTCGTGAAATTGAGTCACgatgttttttctttcttcgtGCAGAATTAGGGCATAAACTTTGTTCAGGGAGTGCGGCGGCTCATGGCTGAGGATATTAGACCTCACAGTCGCGGATTCCGACCCTAGATCCATCAGAAATTGATGGGTCTTCTCCCTTTCTCTTTGCGCTGTGTACAACTTGGTGGCAGAGCAAGTGCACGTCGGTATCTCTAGGTAATTATCCAATTCGTCCCAAAGTGTTTTGAGTCGTGAGTAATACTTCGTCACAGACATCCCCTCCTGCTTCAAATTGTCGATTTCTGCTTTCAATTGGTAAATCCTTGTTTCATTTCCCTGCGAATATCTTTCCCACAGGTCTTCCCACAATCCCTGTGCTACTATTGCACATGCTACACTGGATTGGAGCTATGATTCCAGTGTGTTAAAGATCCAAGAAATTACCAAGGCATTGCAGACATCCCATTTCGCCCCGTttggatcattctccggtggC
This region includes:
- the LOC116188699 gene encoding uncharacterized protein LOC116188699 — its product is MVTALTAKNKVGMIDGTVPRPPENDPNGAKWDVCNALGNETRIYQLKAEIDNLKQEGMSVTKYYSRLKTLWDELDNYLEIPTCTCSATKLYTAQREREKTHQFLMDLGSESATVRSNILSHEPPHSLNKVYALILHEERKNIVTQFHENATPDGAVFFVDPYITCDVLS